Within Celeribacter marinus, the genomic segment CTAACAAGACCTCACGGATCACCGTTTCGCGGTCCATATCATACTTTTTCATCGTATCTGGGATCTGCGCCTCGACAAGCGGGGTTAGCACATAGCCCGGACAAATCGCATTGGCGGTGATCGCCTCACGCGCGGTTTCGAGCGCGGTCACTTTGGTCAGGCCCACAACGCCGTGTTTGGCTGCAACGTAGGCCGATTTATAGGGCGAGGCCGTCAGGCCATGCGCCGAGGCGATATTGATCACCCGTCCCCACCCCGCTTTGCGCATCATCGGTAGGGCGGCGGCAGTGGTATGAAACGCCGAGGACATGTTGATCGCAATAATAGCGTCCCACTTATCAACCGGAAACTCGTCAATCCCCGCGACATATTGAATGCCTGCATTATTCACCAAAATATCGCACACACCCGCCCGTGTGATCAGGTCGCGGCACTCATCGGCCTTGGACATATCAGCGCTGATATAGCGCGCCTCAACGCCAAATTCGGTGGCGATGCTGTGCGCCAGTTCATGGTCCTCTTGGCTGTCGGTGAATGAGTTGAGCACAACGTTGATGCCCGCTTTGGCCAATTCACGCGCCACGCCAAGGCCAATCCCCGA encodes:
- a CDS encoding 3-hydroxybutyrate dehydrogenase: MDLKGKTALVTGSNSGIGLGVARELAKAGINVVLNSFTDSQEDHELAHSIATEFGVEARYISADMSKADECRDLITRAGVCDILVNNAGIQYVAGIDEFPVDKWDAIIAINMSSAFHTTAAALPMMRKAGWGRVINIASAHGLTASPYKSAYVAAKHGVVGLTKVTALETAREAITANAICPGYVLTPLVEAQIPDTMKKYDMDRETVIREVLLERQPSKEFATVEQLGGTCLFLASDAAAQITGTTLSVDGGWTAL